DNA sequence from the Cupriavidus sp. WKF15 genome:
GACTATCTCGCCACGCTGTCGCGCAACGGCATGACGGTGCAGCCGCCCTCGCCGCAGTTGAAGACCGACATGCAGAAGGTCGGCCAGGCCATGGTGGAAGACTGGGCAAAGAGCGCGGGCGAGGACGGCAAGGCCATCCTGGAAGCCTACCGCAAGTAGCCCGCTGCACCCACGGCGAAGGCGCGCGCCTTCGCCTTTCTTCTACCGCTGGCCACCACACCGTCCGCCATGGCATCCCCCACGCCCCGCAAGCGCTGGCTCGACCGGCTGCTTGACCTGTGCGCCGTCCTGGGTGCGCTCTGCATCCTTGCTGTCTGCGCCATCATGATCCTGATGTCGCTGTCGCGCGAAACCGCCTTTATCTTCAAGGGCGGCGACGACATCGTGGCCTGGCTGTGCGCGGCCTCGGCGTTCCTGGTCCTCGGCCAGACCTTCCAGCACGGCGGCATCGTGCGCGTGGAAATACTGCTCGAAGCGGCGGGACCGCGCCGGCGCCGCGCACTGGAACTTCTGTCGCTGACCCTCTGCCTCATCTTCGCCATCTATGCTGCCTGGGCGCTCGGCACCTTCGCGTGGCAAAGCTGGGAGATCGGCGATGTCTCGCAAGGCGAGATCGTGATCCCCCTGTGGATTCCGCAGAGCTTTGCCGTGATCGGCTGCATCGGCTTCATGCTGGCCGTCGCCGACGAATGGCTGCGCGTGCTGCGCCGGCAAAAGCCGCGCTACCAGCTGGCACAGGAAGCAAAGCTGGCCGCCGGCGATTTCGGGGAGTCGGTCTGATGAGCACGGTCCTTGTCGCGCTCGTCCTGCTGCTGGTGATGATCGTCTTTCTGGCCATCGGCGCCTGGATACCCGTCGCCATCGCCGTGACCTCCTGGGTCGGCCTGGTGGTCTTCTCCGACCGCGAGGCGCTGGTCAACCTCGCCAATGCGTGGTGGTCGTCGAGCGCCTCCTATACGCTGGCCTCGTTGCCGCTGTTCGTGTGGATGGGCGAGATCCTGTTCCGCACGAAGCTGTCCGAGCAGATGTTCAACGGCCTCTCGCCATGGCTGAACTGGCTGCCGGGCCGGCTCATGCACGTCAATATCCTCGGCTGCGGGATTTTCGGCTCGGTGTCCGGCTCGTCGGCAGCCACCTGCGCGACGATCGCCAAATCGGCGCTGCCCGAACTCACGCGGCGCGGCTACGACGAGCGCGTCACGCTTGGCTCGCTGTCGACGGCCGGCACGCTCGGCATCCTGATTCCGCCGTCGATCACCATGGTCGTCTACGCGGTATCGGCCGATGTCTCGATCATCCGCGTGTTCCTCGCCGGCTTCCTGCCCGGCCTGCTGCTGATGCTGCTGTTCTCGGGCTATATCGTGGTCTGGGCCCTGCTGCACCCGGACCGGACGCCGCCAGCGGAACAGTTCGGCTGGAAGGCGCGCGTGGCCTCGATCCGCCAGTTGATGCCGTGCATCATCCTGATCGGCTTCATCACATGGATCATGATGGCGGGATACTCCACGGCCACCGAGGCCGCGGCCTACGGCGTGGTCGCCTCGCTGGCGCTGGCATGGGCCGGTGGCTCGCTGACACGCGCGGCGTTCTGGGAGAGCCTGATGTCGGCCACCCGGCTTACCGCGATGATCATGTTCGTGCTCGGTGCGACCTCGTTCCTGTCGGTCACCATGAGCTTCACCGGCATACCGCGCGCCCTGGCCGAGTGGGTGGCCGCGCTGCACCTGTCGCCCTGGGCGCTGATCGCGGTGCTGACGGTGATCTACATCCTGCTCGGCACGGCCCTTGACGGCATCTCGATGATCGCGCTGACCACGGCCACCGTATTGCCCATGGTGCAGGCGGCTGGCTTCGACCTGGTATGGTTCGGCATCTTCATCGTGCTGCTCGTGGAGATCGCTGAAGTCACGCCGCCGGTGGGCTTCAACCTGTTCGTGCTGCAGAGCATGACAGGCAAGGACAGCAACTATATTGCCCGGGTATCGTTGCCCTTCTTCATGATGATGGTCGTGGCGATCGGCATCATCACGATCTGGCCGGCCCTGGTGACTTGGCTGCCGGACGCTGTCATGCAGAAGGAACTCAGATAGGGAGGACTGGGCAATGGCATGCGGTTCCGGCAAGATTGGCACTGACCAGATGGCATCGGCCCCGGCTGAACCCGTACCCGTATGAACCCGACGCAACCTTGTTCCCCGATCCCGGCTGAAGGCTGGACGGCGCTGGCCGCCGATTCGGCGCAGGCCATTCCGCTCTACGATGTCGACACCATCCGCCGCATCGAGAACGCCGCGTTTGCGCGCCTGCCGTCGTTCGAACTGATGTCTCGCGCCGGCGGCGCGGCCGCCGGCTGGCTGGCGCAGCATGTGCCCGAGGGATTGCTGCTGTTCCTGGCCGGGCCCGGCAACAACGGCGGCGACGCGCTGGTCGCCGCGACACGCCTGCACCAGGCCGGGCGCGATGTGCGGGTCTGGCTCACTGCGGACCCCTCGCGCATGCCGGCCGACGCAACGCGCGCATGGCAGGAAGCCAGCGCCGCGGGCGTGCCCATGGCGGCAATGGCAGCTACAGCCGCCTGGCCGGCAGGGATGGCGGCAGTGGTCGACGGCCTGCTCGGCATCGGCCTGAACCGCGCCGCAAGCGGCACCATCGCCGCGTGGATCGAGCGCCTTGCCCAGGCGCCGGCACCCGTATTCGCGCTCGATATTCCAAGCGGCCTGTTTGCGGATACCGGTGCCGGCGAGCCCGCCGTGCGCGCCTGCCGCACGCTCACGTTCCTCGGTGCCAAGCCTGGCCTGCTCACGCTGGATGGACGCGACTGCGCTGGCATTGTCGATATCGCACCGCTGGGCCTGGACTTTCCGCCCGCACAGACGCCGCGGGCCTGGGTGAACGGCCCGGCGCTGTTCCGGGACGCGCTGCCGGTGCGCCGCCATGCCGCCAACAAGGGCACGTTCGGGTCGCTCGCGATCATCGGCGGCAATACCGGCATGACCGGCGCCCCGCTGCTTGGCGCACGCGCGGCGCAGTGCCTCGGCGCCGGGAAAGTCCACGTCGGCTTTCTGGCGCCGTCAGCGCCCGCCATCGATCCTGTCCACCCCGAGCTGATGCTGCATTCGCTGACCGACCTTGCCCCCGGCGCGATGTCGGCCCTGGTCATCGGGCCGGGCATGGGCACCGATCCCGGCGCACGCCAGGCCCTTGCGCAATGGCTGGAAGACGCCGGCCGCTGCAACGATCCGCCTGCGCTGGTCCTGGATGCGGACGCCCTCAACCTGCTGGCCGGCGATGCCGGGCTGGCTGCCACGCTGTCAGCGTCGGGACTGTCGCGCATCATGACGCCGCACCCGCTCGAAGCCGCACGCCTGCTGGGCTGCAATGTGGCCGCGGTGCAGCGCGACCGCCTGGCAGCAGCCAGTACGCTGGCGGAACAGTGGCAAGCCGTCGTCGTGCTCAAGGGCTCCGGATCCGTGATTGCCGCGCCCGGCACACCGGCCGGCGCGATCAACCCGACCGGCAACGCCGCGCTGGCAAGCGCGGGCACGGGCGATGTGCTGGCCGGCATGGCTGGCGCGCTACTAACCCAGGACATGCCGCCGCTGCAGGCGGCGCAGGCGGCCGTATGGATACATGGCCGCGCCGCCGACATGCTGGTGGCAAACGGCACAGGGCCGGCGGGGCTCGCGGCGAGCGAACTCGGCATTCCGGCGCGTACGATCTTCAATGCGCTGTTGCGCGGGGAGGCGGGTTAGTGCAATGCAGCCGGTGCATCAACGGACACAATTGCACCGGATCATTGCCACAATCGGACAAAGGCCGACAGGCTCCCGGATACGACTGCGCTACCGTTTCATCTCGTAACCGATAACTGCACCGAATTAGCGTGATCGAGGCAAGACACGCTTTATACTTGCAGCTACCCGGCAGTTCGCCGGTACCAAGCTCCTGCAACAAATCTGTACCCTGCATGCCTACCAACCTTCACGCCTGGAACGCCCTGCTGCAGCATCACGACGCCATTCGCGACGACCAGATGCGGGATTGGTTTGCCGATGGCGGCGAGGATCGTGTCAGGCAGTTTTCGCTGGAAGCGGCTGGCCTGTACCTGGATTACTCAAAGAACCGGATCACGCCGCAGACCATGCAGCTGCTGTTGCAGCTGGCCGACGAGGCCGGTGTCCCGGCGCGTCGGGATGCCATGTTTGCCGGCGAGCATATCAACGCCACCGAGGACCGCGCTGCCCTGCACGTTGCGCTTCGCGCCACCGCCGGTGCCGGCTTCAGGGTTGATGGTATGCCTGTGATGCCGTGCATCCAGAACGTCCTGGTTCGCATGCGAGCGTTCGCTGAAGCCGTCCGCAGCGGTGCGTGGACCGGCGCAGCCGGCGAACGCATCACCGATGTCGTGAACATCGGCATCGGCGGCTCCGACCTTGGCCCGAAGATGGTGTGCCGTGCGCTGTCGCACCTCGCACATGATGACGGCCATTCCGGGCCGCGCATGCACTTCGTATCGAACGTCGACGGCACCGAACTGGCTGAAGCCCTTGAGCGCCTTGATCCGCGGCGGACGCTCATGATCGTCTGCTCGAAGACCTTCACCACGCTGGAGACCATGGCCAATGCGCACAGCGCGCGGCAATGGTTCCTGGCCAATGGCGTTTCCGAGGACCAGTTGGCCCGGCACTTCGTCGCGGTGTCGACGAACGTGGAGGCCGTACGCGCATTCGGGATCGACCCGGCCAATATGTTCGAGTTCTGGGACTGGATCGGCGGCCGCTTCTCGCTGTGGTCCTCGGTGGGCCTGTCGATTGCGCTGGCGGTTGGCTTCAATGCCTTTGCCGACCTGCTGGCCGGCGGCCGTGCCATGGACGAGCACTTCCGCACCGCGCCGCTCGAACGCAACATGCCTGTCGTGCTGGGCATGCTCGGCATCTGGTACCGCAACTTCTTCAACCTGCCGACCAGTTGCATGGCACCCTACTCCACGTCGCTGGAGCTGTTCCCGGCGTTCCTGCAGCAGCTGGAGATGGAAAGCAACGGCAAGTCCGTGCAGCTCAACGGGCGGCGCGTGCGCACGCATACCTGCCCGGTCGTGTGGGGTTCCGCGGGCACCAATGGCCAGCATGCGTACTTCCAGAAGATCCACCAGGGATCGCAGATCGTACCGGTGGATTTCGTTGCGCCACTGGTGCCGCCGCGCGAACTGCCCGGCCACCATGCCAAACTGCTGGCCAACTGCTTTGCCCAGGCCGAGGCGCTGATGCGCGGCCGTTCCGCCGAGGAACTGCGAGCGGCCGGCATGACCGACGAGCTGCGCATCGCCCATATGGTTTTCGAGGGCAACCGCCCCAGCAATACGCTGCTGATGGAAGACCTGACGCCGCACGTGCTGGGTGCCCTGATCGCGCTCTATGAGCACCGGACCTTCGTGCAAGGTGTGGTCTGGAATATCAATTCCTTCGACCAGTGGGGTGTGGAGCTGGGCAAGATCCTGGCTCGCCCGATCGAAGCCGAACTGAACGGCGCCGAAGCCAGTCAGCACGATGCGTCCACGGCAGCGCTGATTGCCAGGGCCCGCGGCGTGCTGGCGCGAGGCTAGACTTCGGTTGCCATCCACTCATCGCTGGCCACGCGGCCAGCGTCGATCGTCAGTATGCGGCTGCAGCGCGCCGCCACCGAACGGTCGTGGGTAACCAGCACCAGCGTGGACCCGGCATCGCGGTTGAGCTCGAACATCAGCGCGATCACGGCCTCGCCAGTGGACGTATCGAGGCTACCCGTAGGCTCGTCGGCAAACAGGATGTCAGGACGCGTGACAAAGGCGCGGGCCAGCGCCACGCGCTGTTGTTCGCCACCCGAAAGCGTGCGCGGATAGTGATTGAGCCGCGCGCCCAGGCCGACGCGCTCGAGCATATCTGCCGCCCGCTCCCTGATCCGATCCGTTTCCCCGCGCAACTCGAGCGGCAACATGACGTTCTCCAGCGCGGTCAGGTGCCCCACGAGCTGGAACGACTGGAACACGAAACCGACATGCCGTCCCCGCAGCGCGGCGCGCTGATCCTCGTCCAATGCGAAGAGATCCTGGCCCATGAGCCGCACCATGCCGCTCGTCGGCAGGTCCAGCCCGGCCAGCAAGCCGAGCAGCGTCGACTTGCCCGAGCCCGATGCCCCCACGATGGCGAGCGTTTCGCCGCCCGTGACGGAAAACGTGACGTCGTGCAGAATCGTCAGCGAACCAGTCGTGTCGGCAACGGTCTTTCCCAATGACTCGACGTCGAGGATGGAAGAGGACATGAAGAGTTGGATCCGAAGCAGTTGGCACAAGGCGGCACTGGCCGCCTGCATGGCATTCATGGTGTCGGCGGGAACCGCCGCCGCGCAGGCGGCGCCTGCCGTACTGGTGCTTGGCGACAGCCTCTCGGCCGAATATGGCATTGCGCGCGGCTCTGGCTGGGTCAGCCTGTTGCAGCAGCGCTTGCAGAAAGAGCGCCTTGATTATAGCGTCGTCAACGCAAGCATCAGCGGCGAGACCACGATCGGCGGCAAGACGCGCCTGCCTGACCTGCTGGCACGGCATCGCCCTGCTGTGGTCATCGTGGAGCTTGGCGCCAATGACGCCTTGCGCGGCCTTGCGCTGCAGGTCACCGAGTCCAACCTGCGTACGATCGTTGGCGGCGCACAGAAGGCCGGCGCCCGGGTGCTGCTGATCGGCATGCGCATCCCGCCGAACTACGGCCAGGACTACACTGAGAAATTCTTCGCGCTCTATCCGCGGCTGGCTCAGGAATTCAAGGCGCCGCTCGTGCCCTTCTTCCTCGATAAAGTCATCTCGCGCCAGGACTGGTTCCAGCCGGACCGCATCCATCCGACTGCGGATGCCCAGCCGGCCCTGCTGGACACCGTGTGGCCTCAGCTCAGGCCCCTGCTAAGACCCGCCGGAAAAGGCTGACGACACAGCACGCACACTGCAAAAAAAGACCCCTGCGAGATTTGCAGGGGTCTTTGTCGCTGGCGCGGGACTTATTGCGCCGCCGCTTCGCTGCCAGCCGCCGTATCGGCCGCCGCGACTGGCTTGAGGATCTTGACCTTGGAGCGTGCCTTCAGGCTCTCGTAGTAGGCCCCAAGCTCCGTCTGGCCAGCCAGTTGCGCAAGCTGCTGCGCCTCGGCCTGGCGCTGGCCGCTGTTGGCCTGTTGCGGCTGGGTGATCTTGGTGATGCGGTAGACCGCATAGCCGTTCGCGCCCAGGTCCACGCCGACCATCGCGGGCAGCTTCGTGGCATCCGCGCGCATGATGGCTTCCACGGCCTTGGGCTCCACACCTTCCGCCTTGGCGCGCGACACCATGGTTACGCTGCCGAAGCCCTGCGCGCTGTCGCTCTTCTTCAGCGCTTCCAGTCGAGCCTCGCCATCCTTGCGGGCCAGTTCCGCCGCTTGCTGGGCGATGTAGCCTTCGCGGACCTTGGCTTCGACCTCCTCGAACTTGCGCACGGTCGCCGGGCGGTAATCCGCGATGCGGGCCGCAACCAGCGTGGTCGGGCCGACCTGGACGGCCTCGGTGTTGCGCTTGTTCTTGATTGCGTCATCGCTGAACAGCGCCTTGAGCAGTTTCTCATTGTTGAGCGGGCTGTTCTGCCCCAGCGCCGGGTTCGGCTGGCGGGTCACGCCATCCGCGGTCTGGATCGTCAGCTTGAACTTGTCGGCGGCCGGCTTCAGGCTGTCGGACTGTTCGTACACCATATTGCCAAACGCGTCGGCATCCTCCGCGTACTTCTTGGCGGCAAACTGCTTGCGCAGCTCGGCCTCCAGCTCGGGCCGCACGGCATCGAGCGGCCTGGTTTCGGCCGGCTTGATGCCGGTCAGCTTGATGATGTGATAGCCATAGTCCGTTTCCACCACGTCGCTGATCTGGCCGTCCTTGAGCGCGTACATGGCATCCTCGAACGGCTTGACCAGCGCGCCATGACCCATGAAGCCGAGGTCGCCGCCCTTTTCCGCCGAACCCGGATCCTGCGACTGCTTGCGCGCCACATCGGCAAACGTGTCGGGGTGCTTGCGCAGGTCTTCCAGCAGCTTGCCTGCCTTCTCCTTGGCCGCCTGCCGATCCGCTGCCGGCGCATCCTTGGGCGCGGCAATCAGGATATGGCTCGCGCGGCGCTGCTCATCCGTGCGAAAGCGCGCGATATTGCTGTCGTAGTAAGACTTCAGCTGCTCCGGCGTAACAGCCTGCGCCGCCGCCAGTGCATCGCCAGAGAGCACGACGTATTCCACCTTGGCCTGCTCGGGCACCGAGAACGCAGACTGATGGCTCTCGTAATACGCCTTCAGTGCGGCGGCATCCGGCTGCACCTTCGCCGTGTAGTCGGCCGGCTTGAACAGCAGCGCCTGCACATCGCGTTGCTGGTCACGCACGGCGATCAGGCGATCGAGCAGCGACTTGGGCACGAACGCCGTGCCGGCGATCGAGGTGCCCAGCTGCTGCGTGGCCAGGTCAAAGCGCATGCGCGCGTCGAACTGCTCCGGCGTCATGCCTTGCGCGGCCAGCAGCTGCAGATAGGCCTTGTCGTCGATCGAACCGTCCTGCTTGCGCGGCAGTTGCGCAATGGCCGGAATGCTGTTGATCGCCTCGAACAAGCGCGCGTTCGATACCGTCAGGTGCTCGCGTGCCACCTCGTTGGCCACCACGCGCTGCAGGATCAGCTGGTCCATCACGCTCTTGCGCAGCGCCGGGCCTTCGAACTGGCGCGGATCGTAGCTGGCGCCAAGCATCTGGCGCATGCGTTCGCTCTGTTCACGCACCACATTGTCCAGTTCCTGCACCGTGATCGCGCGGCCGTCGACCTTCGCGACATCGTGCGAGCTGTCCATGAAGCGCGAATAGCTCTCCACGCCGAAGAACACGAACGAAGGAAAGACAAGCAGCAGCAGCAGCAAAAGCATCAGGCGCCGGTTGTTGCGTACGAAATCAAGCATGCGGACTCGGGTAAGAGGGTTGGCACGAGGGTCAAACCCCGCGATTCTAGCAGGAGCCAGGCGCTGCACCGCCATTTGCCGGCCAGCGGCGGGATACGGATGTCTGCGTGCGATTGCAGCCATGCCACGGTCGGCAGCACCGGCGCCGAAAAACAAAAATGCCCGCTTAAGCGGGCATTTTTGCGTTGCATGATCTGGCGGAGTGGACGGGACTCGAACCCGCGACCCCCGGCGTGACAGGCCGGTATTCTAACCGACTGAACTACCACTCCTTTGTCGGTCCCTGCAATCGATCCGGCACATGCGCAATGGTGAAGTGGTGGGTGCTGAGGGGCTCGAACCCCCGACCTACGCCTTGTAAGGGCGCCGCTCTACCAACTGAGCTAAGCACCCACTGGACCATCGCAGGCTTGGCCGCCTGCAGGATATCTCGCTTCGCACGATTCGGCGGTTACTGCCTGGTTGCCGCTGTTTGCGTTGCGAGGCCGCGATTGTAATACGAGAGATTTCGATTTGCCAAGCACTGATCGCAATAATCTTTCGCAGGCCAAATACGCACATCCGACTCGCGCCGCCAAAGAAAAAAGCCGCGGTGTGACACCGCGGCGTTCTTTCCGTCTGTGCAGCAAACGGATCAGTGGTGGATCATCTCGACCTTGGCCGTTGCCTTGTCCGCCACCTCGGCGGGCTTGGCATCTTCCTCGGGCAGCGGCTCGGGCTTGCGCTCGAGTGCCAGTTCCAGCACCTTGTCGATCCAGCGGACCGGCAC
Encoded proteins:
- a CDS encoding ABC transporter ATP-binding protein; this encodes MSSSILDVESLGKTVADTTGSLTILHDVTFSVTGGETLAIVGASGSGKSTLLGLLAGLDLPTSGMVRLMGQDLFALDEDQRAALRGRHVGFVFQSFQLVGHLTALENVMLPLELRGETDRIRERAADMLERVGLGARLNHYPRTLSGGEQQRVALARAFVTRPDILFADEPTGSLDTSTGEAVIALMFELNRDAGSTLVLVTHDRSVAARCSRILTIDAGRVASDEWMATEV
- a CDS encoding SurA N-terminal domain-containing protein, which gives rise to MLDFVRNNRRLMLLLLLLLVFPSFVFFGVESYSRFMDSSHDVAKVDGRAITVQELDNVVREQSERMRQMLGASYDPRQFEGPALRKSVMDQLILQRVVANEVAREHLTVSNARLFEAINSIPAIAQLPRKQDGSIDDKAYLQLLAAQGMTPEQFDARMRFDLATQQLGTSIAGTAFVPKSLLDRLIAVRDQQRDVQALLFKPADYTAKVQPDAAALKAYYESHQSAFSVPEQAKVEYVVLSGDALAAAQAVTPEQLKSYYDSNIARFRTDEQRRASHILIAAPKDAPAADRQAAKEKAGKLLEDLRKHPDTFADVARKQSQDPGSAEKGGDLGFMGHGALVKPFEDAMYALKDGQISDVVETDYGYHIIKLTGIKPAETRPLDAVRPELEAELRKQFAAKKYAEDADAFGNMVYEQSDSLKPAADKFKLTIQTADGVTRQPNPALGQNSPLNNEKLLKALFSDDAIKNKRNTEAVQVGPTTLVAARIADYRPATVRKFEEVEAKVREGYIAQQAAELARKDGEARLEALKKSDSAQGFGSVTMVSRAKAEGVEPKAVEAIMRADATKLPAMVGVDLGANGYAVYRITKITQPQQANSGQRQAEAQQLAQLAGQTELGAYYESLKARSKVKILKPVAAADTAAGSEAAAQ
- a CDS encoding TRAP transporter small permease — encoded protein: MASPTPRKRWLDRLLDLCAVLGALCILAVCAIMILMSLSRETAFIFKGGDDIVAWLCAASAFLVLGQTFQHGGIVRVEILLEAAGPRRRRALELLSLTLCLIFAIYAAWALGTFAWQSWEIGDVSQGEIVIPLWIPQSFAVIGCIGFMLAVADEWLRVLRRQKPRYQLAQEAKLAAGDFGESV
- a CDS encoding TRAP transporter large permease subunit, producing MSTVLVALVLLLVMIVFLAIGAWIPVAIAVTSWVGLVVFSDREALVNLANAWWSSSASYTLASLPLFVWMGEILFRTKLSEQMFNGLSPWLNWLPGRLMHVNILGCGIFGSVSGSSAATCATIAKSALPELTRRGYDERVTLGSLSTAGTLGILIPPSITMVVYAVSADVSIIRVFLAGFLPGLLLMLLFSGYIVVWALLHPDRTPPAEQFGWKARVASIRQLMPCIILIGFITWIMMAGYSTATEAAAYGVVASLALAWAGGSLTRAAFWESLMSATRLTAMIMFVLGATSFLSVTMSFTGIPRALAEWVAALHLSPWALIAVLTVIYILLGTALDGISMIALTTATVLPMVQAAGFDLVWFGIFIVLLVEIAEVTPPVGFNLFVLQSMTGKDSNYIARVSLPFFMMMVVAIGIITIWPALVTWLPDAVMQKELR
- a CDS encoding arylesterase, with amino-acid sequence MAFMVSAGTAAAQAAPAVLVLGDSLSAEYGIARGSGWVSLLQQRLQKERLDYSVVNASISGETTIGGKTRLPDLLARHRPAVVIVELGANDALRGLALQVTESNLRTIVGGAQKAGARVLLIGMRIPPNYGQDYTEKFFALYPRLAQEFKAPLVPFFLDKVISRQDWFQPDRIHPTADAQPALLDTVWPQLRPLLRPAGKG
- a CDS encoding NAD(P)H-hydrate dehydratase, coding for MNPTQPCSPIPAEGWTALAADSAQAIPLYDVDTIRRIENAAFARLPSFELMSRAGGAAAGWLAQHVPEGLLLFLAGPGNNGGDALVAATRLHQAGRDVRVWLTADPSRMPADATRAWQEASAAGVPMAAMAATAAWPAGMAAVVDGLLGIGLNRAASGTIAAWIERLAQAPAPVFALDIPSGLFADTGAGEPAVRACRTLTFLGAKPGLLTLDGRDCAGIVDIAPLGLDFPPAQTPRAWVNGPALFRDALPVRRHAANKGTFGSLAIIGGNTGMTGAPLLGARAAQCLGAGKVHVGFLAPSAPAIDPVHPELMLHSLTDLAPGAMSALVIGPGMGTDPGARQALAQWLEDAGRCNDPPALVLDADALNLLAGDAGLAATLSASGLSRIMTPHPLEAARLLGCNVAAVQRDRLAAASTLAEQWQAVVVLKGSGSVIAAPGTPAGAINPTGNAALASAGTGDVLAGMAGALLTQDMPPLQAAQAAVWIHGRAADMLVANGTGPAGLAASELGIPARTIFNALLRGEAG
- the pgi gene encoding glucose-6-phosphate isomerase, giving the protein MPTNLHAWNALLQHHDAIRDDQMRDWFADGGEDRVRQFSLEAAGLYLDYSKNRITPQTMQLLLQLADEAGVPARRDAMFAGEHINATEDRAALHVALRATAGAGFRVDGMPVMPCIQNVLVRMRAFAEAVRSGAWTGAAGERITDVVNIGIGGSDLGPKMVCRALSHLAHDDGHSGPRMHFVSNVDGTELAEALERLDPRRTLMIVCSKTFTTLETMANAHSARQWFLANGVSEDQLARHFVAVSTNVEAVRAFGIDPANMFEFWDWIGGRFSLWSSVGLSIALAVGFNAFADLLAGGRAMDEHFRTAPLERNMPVVLGMLGIWYRNFFNLPTSCMAPYSTSLELFPAFLQQLEMESNGKSVQLNGRRVRTHTCPVVWGSAGTNGQHAYFQKIHQGSQIVPVDFVAPLVPPRELPGHHAKLLANCFAQAEALMRGRSAEELRAAGMTDELRIAHMVFEGNRPSNTLLMEDLTPHVLGALIALYEHRTFVQGVVWNINSFDQWGVELGKILARPIEAELNGAEASQHDASTAALIARARGVLARG